A single window of Oerskovia paurometabola DNA harbors:
- a CDS encoding TetR/AcrR family transcriptional regulator, protein MTEAIPARTRRPRKGTAARREEILRAAMRVFGSKGYHQGSLAEVAEQVGITHAGVLHHFGSKNQLLIEVLEFRDVVDVEHLEGKHIPGGLDLFRHLVTTARMNAERPGIVQAYTVLTGESVTDQHPARDWAARRFAGLRGDIRSALTTVIAERREAGLLTPEDDVALDPVALDRAASTIIAVMDGLQTQWLLDPDAVDLAGATAFAIEAILASTLAASHRERPLD, encoded by the coding sequence ATGACAGAGGCCATACCGGCGCGCACGCGCCGACCGCGCAAGGGCACCGCCGCCCGGCGCGAGGAGATCCTGCGCGCAGCCATGCGCGTCTTCGGGTCCAAGGGGTACCACCAGGGCTCGCTCGCCGAGGTCGCCGAGCAGGTCGGGATCACCCACGCCGGGGTGCTCCACCACTTCGGCTCCAAGAACCAGCTCCTCATCGAGGTGCTCGAGTTCCGGGACGTCGTCGACGTCGAGCACCTCGAGGGCAAGCACATCCCCGGCGGCCTCGACCTGTTCCGCCACCTCGTCACGACCGCACGGATGAACGCCGAGCGCCCCGGCATCGTGCAGGCCTACACCGTCCTGACCGGCGAGTCCGTGACCGACCAGCACCCCGCGCGCGACTGGGCCGCGCGCCGTTTCGCAGGCCTGCGCGGAGACATCAGGAGCGCCCTGACCACCGTGATCGCCGAACGCCGCGAGGCCGGCCTCCTGACCCCCGAGGACGACGTCGCGCTCGACCCCGTCGCCCTCGACCGCGCGGCCAGCACCATCATCGCCGTCATGGACGGCCTCCAGACCCAGTGGCTGCTCGACCCCGACGCGGTCGACCTCGCCGGCGCCACGGCCTTCGCGATCGAGGCGATCCTCGCCTCGACGCTCGCCGCCTCGCACCGGGAGCGGCCGCTCGACTGA